TGTACTTCTCCAGTTGGGACGGGTCCGTGCACTCCGTCAAGATCCAAGGAATCATCCCCCAGTGGAAGGCCAACGTGGGAGACCCCGTAACGACTCGACCCTGTGTCGAGGGTGACAAGGTTTTCGTGGGGACGGCCAAGGGTAAGGTCGTGGCGCTCTCAAAAGACAATGGCGGCATTCTTTGGACCTTCGAGACTGGAGGCGGCACGGTGGTAGGGACGCCCGTGGCGGCCGAGGGATTGGTCTTCGTCGGCGGCGGCCAAGGAACTCTTTTTGCCCTCGACGGGAACAGCGGCGCGGCGCGTTTCACCTTCTCCACCGGGGGCGGCATCAACGGGACTCCGGCTTTTGCTGGAGGTGTACTTTTCTTAGGTAGCGCTGACGGAAAGATCTACGCGATCAGATAACATGCGATCAGATAACATCTAACACCGCCCGGCCGGGGGCAGCCAGAGGGACTTGAGCGAAATGAAAACACTGTGTGCCTGGATACAGAAATACGTCTTTTTGGAAGACCTTCCTCTCGACGTGAGAATGATGAACGTGACTTGCTCGGTCGGCATGGTCGCCGCCCTAGTGGTCACGCTCATTCGCTTCGTGGTAGGCTTTCCTTTTTCGTTATTTCTCGTGATGTTGGGCATCGTGCTCGTTATCGGTTTTCTGCTGTACGCCTGCAATTCTTTCCCTTCAAGTACCCTGCCCACATGGATCACTTTGATCTTGTTAGGCGATGTCCTGTTCCCGGCGGCGTTTTTCTTTCTTGGCGGAGCGGATGGCGGAATGACGGCGTTTTTTGTGGTGAGCATCGTCGCCATCTTTCTGCTAGCCCGAGGCAAAAGCCGTGCCGTTCTTCTAACGGTCCACGTCGCCTTAGTCACCTCCTGCTATTACGTGGGCTATAAATTTCCGGACCTGGTCCTGGAACTAAGTCGCTGTCAACAGACTATCGACAACATTCAATCCTTCATTGTGGCCGGCTTTTTTATCGGTCTCGTGGTCATGTTCCAACACAAGATCTACCTGATGGAAAAGCAGAAGGCAGAAGCCGTCAGCAAAGAGCTTCTCAAACAAGACGAACTGCTCCGTGTGGTGAACGACGTGGCGGAGAAACTGCTCACGTCGGATGTGAAAGACTTTGGGGACGCTTTGCAAAAGAGCATGGAAATGATGGCCCGCTGCGTGAAGGTCCAGCAAGTTCATATCTGGCAAAATATCGAAAAAGATGATGTACTGCATTACATCCAGATGTGCGAATGGAGAGAAAGAGCTGGCTTGAATCAAAAATGGGAGCAAGCAGGGGAACAAGAATGGAAGCCCATGAAGTTCTCGTATCGCGACAGCCTTCCTGACTGGGAGAAGATCCTGTCCAGCGGGCAATGCGTCAATGGCTCGCTGCGTTCTTTTTCCCAGAGGGATCGAGAGCGACTGCTGCCCTATGGCATCTTGTCCGTTTTCGTCATCCCTGTGTTCTTGCAGGATCGTTTCTGGGGTTTCGTCAGCTTCGACGACCATCTCCAGGAGCGAGAATTTTCCAAGGATGAGGAAAGTATCTTGAGATCCGGAAGCCTTTTGATCGCTAATGCCCTGGTCCGTAACGATATGACGCAAAACCTGGTTCAAGTCAGGGAAGACGCCTTGTCCAGCGCGAGGGCGAAAAGCGAGTTTCTCGCGAACATGAGCCACGAAATTCGCACGCCTATGAACGCCATTATCGGTATGACCTCTATAGCCAAGTCTTCCTCTGAACTGGAGCGGAAAAACTACTGCTTGAACAGGATAGAGGAGGCCTCCACGCACCTTTTAGGAATTATCAACGATATTTTGGACATGTCGAAGATCGAGGAAAACAAACTGACTCTCTCGCCGGTGAGCTTCGACTTCGAGAAAATGCTCCAGAGGGTGGTGAACGTCAGTAACTTCCGTGTGGATGAAAAACACCAAGATCTCACCGTGCACATCGATGAAGATATTCCTCCCACGGTGATTGGCGACGACCAACGGCTGGCCCAGGTTATCGCCAACTTGCTCTCCAACGCCGTGAAGTTCACGCCCCCGCAGGGTTCCATCCGCTTAGGGGCGTATCTCACGCGAGAGGAGGAAGAAAAAGAAGAAGAAAAAGAGAAAGAAAAAGGGAAAGAGAAAAACGGGCTCTGCACCCTCCGAATCGAGGTGACCGACACAGGCATCGGCATCAGCAAGGAGCAACAATCACGTTTGTTTAATCCCTTCGAGCAGGCCGATAGCAACACGTCGCGAAAGTTCGGAGGTACTGGGCTCGGCCTCGCGATCTCCAAGCGGATCGTCGAGATGATGGGTGGAGAGATAGGTGTGAAATCGGAACTCGGCAAAGGGGCCACTTTCTCCTTCACTCTCCAAGTCCGGCGCGATGCGGAGAAACGCGACCTCTCGCTCCAGGGGAAAAAATGGGGCCCTATCCGTTTGCTGGCGGCGGATGACGCTCTGGAAACACGGGAGTGTTTCGCGGACATCGCGAGCCGCTTTGCCGTAGCCTGCGATTTAGCATCGGACGCCCAAGGTGCCCTCCGGCAGGTCGAAACGAACGGTCCTTACGACGTCTACTTCGTGGACTGGAATATGCCGGACATGAATGGATTGGAACTCTCGAAACGAATAGCGGAACAGGGTGCGGCGTCTTCGGTGGTGATGATGATCTCCGCCACGGACTGGGTCACGATAGAAGAAGAGGCCAAAGCCGTGGGCGTGAATAAATTTTTATCCAAGCCGCTTTTTCCGTCCGCCATTGCTGAGCGCATCGATGAATGTCTCGGAACGGACGCGGACAAACTCCATGATGAACCGGAGGATTTCAGTCAGGACGAAAGGGGCCTTTTTGCGGGATATTGCGCGTTGCTGGCCGAAGACATGGAGCTCAACCGGGAGATCGTGTTGTCGCTTCTGGAGCCTACCGGCCTCGTTATCGATTGCGCCAAAAACGGAACGGAGGCGGTACGGATGTTCTCCGCCGCCCCCGACCGGTACGACGTGATTTTCATGGACGTCCAAATGCCGGAGATAGACGGATACGAGGCCACTCAGCGCATCCGGGCTTCGAGTTTTCCTCGCGCGAAACAGGTACCCGTCATTGCTATGACCGCCAACGTCTTTCGGGAGGACATCGACCAATGCCTCAAAGCCGGCATGAACGACCACGTAGGCAAACCCCTGGATTTGAACGAAGTGTTGGACAAGCTGCGCCTATACCTGATAAGTTAGCTCTCTATAAGTTAGCTTAATCACGCCATCGCATACACGGGGTTCAGTTATTTGTCTAGCCTATCGGCGATTTATCCAAGTCTAGAACCGTTGTCAGCAGCACATCGCAGCCCTTCTGAATATCTTCCTCTTTGGAAAATTCCTCCGGTGAATGACTGACTCCGTTCACGCTGGGAATGAAGATCATGCCGCAGGGGAACGACCTCGCCAGCATCAAGGAATCATGAAACGCGCCGCTTGGCATGAGCGCACAAGAATACCCCGCGTCCTCCGCTGCTTTCGCGACGGCGCGCGTCACCCTCTCGTCCATAGGCGCGGGTGGAGTGAAAGCGACAATTTGGGAGACATAGTCCGTTCCGTTCGCCTTCGCGATTTCCGCTAGACGGCGCAAGAGTTCCTCATCGATCCGCTCGATCACCGAAGACTCCCCGTCCCGTATTTCTAAACTGAACACGCAACTTCCCGGAATGACGTTGACCGCGTTCGGGCGAACCGCGATCATGCCCACCGTGGCGACGGAATAGGCGCCGCCGCAAGCCGTGACGACTTCTGGAACCGACGCGATGAAACGCGCGCCCGTCAGCAGGGCGTCTTTCCGGTCGGACATCAGTGTACTGCCCGCGTGGTTTTTTTGTCCCATGATTGTCACTTCGCGGCGCTTGACCCCGGCAATGGCGGTCACTGCCCCGATGGAGACGCCGTTCCGAAAGAGTGAGGCGCCCTGTTCGATATGCAATTCCAAAGAGCAAAAAACAGACGCCTTGTCTCGGACGGCTTTCTCCAACCCGCTCCAATCGACGCCAAACGCCGCTAAAGCCTCGGCCC
This genomic interval from Synergistaceae bacterium contains the following:
- a CDS encoding response regulator, with amino-acid sequence MKTLCAWIQKYVFLEDLPLDVRMMNVTCSVGMVAALVVTLIRFVVGFPFSLFLVMLGIVLVIGFLLYACNSFPSSTLPTWITLILLGDVLFPAAFFFLGGADGGMTAFFVVSIVAIFLLARGKSRAVLLTVHVALVTSCYYVGYKFPDLVLELSRCQQTIDNIQSFIVAGFFIGLVVMFQHKIYLMEKQKAEAVSKELLKQDELLRVVNDVAEKLLTSDVKDFGDALQKSMEMMARCVKVQQVHIWQNIEKDDVLHYIQMCEWRERAGLNQKWEQAGEQEWKPMKFSYRDSLPDWEKILSSGQCVNGSLRSFSQRDRERLLPYGILSVFVIPVFLQDRFWGFVSFDDHLQEREFSKDEESILRSGSLLIANALVRNDMTQNLVQVREDALSSARAKSEFLANMSHEIRTPMNAIIGMTSIAKSSSELERKNYCLNRIEEASTHLLGIINDILDMSKIEENKLTLSPVSFDFEKMLQRVVNVSNFRVDEKHQDLTVHIDEDIPPTVIGDDQRLAQVIANLLSNAVKFTPPQGSIRLGAYLTREEEEKEEEKEKEKGKEKNGLCTLRIEVTDTGIGISKEQQSRLFNPFEQADSNTSRKFGGTGLGLAISKRIVEMMGGEIGVKSELGKGATFSFTLQVRRDAEKRDLSLQGKKWGPIRLLAADDALETRECFADIASRFAVACDLASDAQGALRQVETNGPYDVYFVDWNMPDMNGLELSKRIAEQGAASSVVMMISATDWVTIEEEAKAVGVNKFLSKPLFPSAIAERIDECLGTDADKLHDEPEDFSQDERGLFAGYCALLAEDMELNREIVLSLLEPTGLVIDCAKNGTEAVRMFSAAPDRYDVIFMDVQMPEIDGYEATQRIRASSFPRAKQVPVIAMTANVFREDIDQCLKAGMNDHVGKPLDLNEVLDKLRLYLIS
- a CDS encoding Zn-dependent hydrolase gives rise to the protein MKTNGARVVARLEEIYRCGELSDGSHSRLAFSEEDQKGRNLFASYFRALGLECACDAAGNMIARLEGQELEGQKPLPAILIGSHMDTVPDGGKYDGALGCVAGLEVVETLLSSGEKLLHPLEVIVFADEEGARFGSGMIGSSAFCGAPLDVFSPTVADGAGVTRAEALAAFGVDWSGLEKAVRDKASVFCSLELHIEQGASLFRNGVSIGAVTAIAGVKRREVTIMGQKNHAGSTLMSDRKDALLTGARFIASVPEVVTACGGAYSVATVGMIAVRPNAVNVIPGSCVFSLEIRDGESSVIERIDEELLRRLAEIAKANGTDYVSQIVAFTPPAPMDERVTRAVAKAAEDAGYSCALMPSGAFHDSLMLARSFPCGMIFIPSVNGVSHSPEEFSKEEDIQKGCDVLLTTVLDLDKSPIG